From a region of the Puniceicoccus vermicola genome:
- the ilvE gene encoding branched-chain-amino-acid transaminase, whose protein sequence is MKVYLNGEFVEKEDAKVSVFDHGFLYGDGVFEGIRLYSGNIFKLEEHLIRLEQSAKALLLDMPVTRDEMRELVCESCRVNGLTDGYIRLIVTRGVGSLGLSPKGCGPSGLVIIADTIELFPKRFYEEGLKIVTVPTRRLGAASLPPMVKSLNYLNNILAKIEAQASGHLEALMLNDQGYVAECSGDNVFIIQGDTLVTPHTASGSLRGITRDAVLEIAEKSGMKVEKKNLTRYDIWVSDECFVSGTAAEIVPVVEVDARVIGDGRPGPKTLKLLEKYKEQVSGDGTRI, encoded by the coding sequence ATGAAGGTCTATTTGAATGGTGAATTCGTCGAGAAAGAAGACGCAAAAGTGTCGGTGTTCGACCATGGATTCCTTTACGGTGATGGCGTTTTTGAGGGGATCCGCCTCTACAGTGGAAATATTTTCAAGCTCGAAGAGCATTTGATCCGACTGGAGCAGTCGGCGAAGGCGCTTTTGCTCGATATGCCCGTGACACGGGATGAAATGCGGGAGCTCGTCTGCGAGTCATGCCGAGTCAACGGCCTGACCGACGGCTACATCCGCTTGATTGTGACCCGGGGCGTGGGCTCACTGGGTCTTTCGCCGAAAGGCTGCGGACCTTCGGGGCTGGTGATCATTGCCGACACCATCGAGCTTTTCCCGAAGCGTTTTTACGAGGAAGGGTTGAAGATCGTGACCGTGCCGACGCGTCGTCTCGGAGCGGCGTCGCTCCCGCCGATGGTCAAGTCGCTCAACTACCTGAACAACATTCTCGCCAAGATCGAGGCTCAGGCCAGCGGCCACCTTGAGGCACTGATGCTCAACGATCAGGGCTACGTGGCCGAATGCAGTGGCGACAACGTTTTCATCATCCAGGGCGATACTCTCGTCACCCCGCATACCGCTTCGGGTAGCCTTCGCGGCATCACCCGCGACGCGGTTCTGGAAATTGCCGAGAAGAGTGGCATGAAGGTGGAGAAGAAAAATCTCACCCGCTACGACATCTGGGTTTCCGATGAGTGCTTCGTTTCCGGAACGGCGGCGGAGATTGTTCCGGTCGTCGAAGTCGACGCCCGCGTCATCGGAGACGGGCGCCCTGGGCCGAAGACGCTGAAACTTCTCGAAAAATATAAGGAACAGGTCTCTGGGGACGGCACTCGGATTTGA
- a CDS encoding succinate dehydrogenase cytochrome b subunit, which translates to MSPIGLFRTSLAKKFVMAITGIILVGFVLGHMLGNLQVFGPPEAINEYAYFLHHILPWEILWVVRIVLLAAVVLHIVSAVMLVIENRRARPETYEKQKYMQASFAARTMKYSGLIVLAFIIFHLMHFTVQNIDPAFHNLRYDLDGKDTQDAYAMIILGFSNVWVSGFYIIAMGLLCWHLSHGVSSMFQSLGFRNEIWRRRLNCIALAFGLLIFAGFSIIPITSMISWYGGPDIVYGSEVRQATENWNGETPIHVTYPDSAHH; encoded by the coding sequence ATGAGTCCCATCGGATTATTCCGCACTTCTCTCGCGAAGAAATTCGTGATGGCAATCACGGGTATCATACTTGTCGGATTTGTCCTCGGCCACATGCTGGGGAATTTGCAAGTATTTGGCCCGCCAGAGGCGATCAATGAGTACGCCTACTTTTTGCATCACATTCTCCCGTGGGAGATTCTCTGGGTAGTACGCATCGTGCTACTAGCCGCAGTCGTTCTCCACATCGTTTCGGCCGTGATGCTCGTTATCGAGAATCGCCGAGCACGGCCGGAGACCTACGAGAAGCAAAAATACATGCAGGCTTCCTTTGCCGCCCGCACGATGAAATACTCGGGGCTGATCGTCCTGGCTTTCATCATCTTCCACCTGATGCACTTTACGGTGCAGAACATCGATCCGGCCTTCCACAACCTGCGCTACGATCTGGATGGGAAGGACACTCAGGACGCCTACGCCATGATCATCCTTGGCTTTTCCAACGTCTGGGTCTCGGGATTCTACATCATCGCCATGGGCCTTCTCTGCTGGCACCTCTCACATGGGGTTTCCAGCATGTTCCAGTCGCTCGGATTCCGGAATGAAATCTGGCGCCGCCGACTGAACTGCATCGCTCTGGCTTTCGGCCTCCTGATCTTCGCCGGGTTCAGCATCATCCCGATCACTTCGATGATCTCATGGTATGGCGGGCCCGACATCGTCTACGGCTCCGAAGTTCGTCAGGCCACCGAGAACTGGAACGGAGAGACTCCGATCCACGTCACCTACCCGGACTCGGCCCACCACTAA
- a CDS encoding TolC family protein, which yields MHFPRLITAFCFLATSAYSDPGTVADSVAAMDAPETTKSNEGLVLPLRDALQIGLQSNYNLRVQTLNPLIAQEDTNIAESTFDPTLSASVSWAESKSAQASSTLDGAAQPQDKDMTTDANISKRFSPGTEVTAGTGFNRYETNSSNALLDPDYRSDFGVEIRQPLLRNFGRDVNLAPLRSAESGYIQSQIEFEDSLANFFDTLITAYWQVAAAKRRLELSQSSIDLAKTILDRTKKEFDLGLATRSDILQSQAELATRMENRLGFEKELADEKDRLRFILGEDLATPSARFATVDLPEPPVETESLSAILTGALNFDPTRRALEKELDQRYYDLVVVSNTTRPNLDLVLGGDYQGREDELGESYRRAWDQDGYRWRAGVELSFPWGFAEQKARKRQTVLRLRQTEIQISEAEALVRQEVRTAWRQLENGKAQLKTARATVLLRKEVLLSEEARRERGLSDISDVLDAARLLDDARLREVNATLATILAHTRLGQLDGTIFEENGFNPQHLIGRNLSENSSQPEDPQS from the coding sequence ATGCATTTTCCCCGGCTTATCACCGCCTTCTGCTTTCTGGCTACCAGTGCCTATTCGGATCCCGGAACCGTCGCTGATTCTGTAGCGGCGATGGACGCACCCGAGACCACGAAGTCCAACGAAGGCCTTGTGCTGCCCCTCAGAGATGCGCTCCAGATCGGCCTTCAGTCCAATTACAACCTCCGGGTCCAGACGCTGAATCCCCTCATTGCTCAGGAAGACACCAATATCGCCGAGTCGACTTTTGACCCCACGCTTTCCGCCTCGGTTTCCTGGGCCGAGTCCAAATCCGCCCAGGCTTCCAGCACTCTGGATGGCGCCGCCCAGCCCCAGGACAAGGACATGACGACCGATGCCAACATTTCCAAGCGTTTCAGCCCGGGAACCGAAGTCACCGCCGGCACTGGTTTTAACCGCTACGAGACCAACTCCTCCAACGCCCTTCTCGATCCGGATTATCGGTCCGACTTCGGCGTCGAGATCCGCCAACCCCTTCTCCGCAACTTTGGCCGCGACGTCAATCTCGCCCCCCTTCGCAGCGCGGAGTCGGGCTACATCCAGAGTCAGATCGAGTTCGAAGACTCTCTCGCGAACTTTTTCGACACCCTCATCACCGCCTACTGGCAAGTCGCCGCAGCGAAAAGACGCCTCGAGCTTAGCCAATCCAGTATCGACCTTGCCAAGACTATTCTCGACCGCACGAAGAAGGAATTCGACCTAGGGCTCGCCACTCGCTCCGACATTCTCCAGTCCCAAGCCGAACTGGCCACCCGCATGGAGAATCGACTGGGATTTGAGAAAGAGCTCGCCGATGAAAAGGACCGCCTCCGGTTCATCCTCGGAGAGGACCTCGCAACCCCTTCCGCCCGCTTCGCCACCGTCGACCTTCCCGAGCCCCCGGTGGAGACCGAATCCCTTTCCGCCATTCTCACGGGCGCCCTCAATTTTGACCCCACCCGGCGGGCTCTGGAAAAGGAATTGGACCAGCGTTACTACGACCTCGTTGTCGTCAGCAACACGACCCGGCCAAACCTCGATCTCGTCTTGGGCGGTGACTACCAAGGGCGCGAAGATGAGCTGGGAGAATCCTACCGCCGCGCTTGGGATCAGGACGGCTATCGTTGGCGGGCCGGAGTCGAACTCTCCTTCCCTTGGGGGTTCGCCGAACAAAAAGCCCGCAAGCGCCAAACCGTTCTACGACTCCGACAAACCGAAATCCAAATTTCCGAGGCCGAGGCCCTGGTGCGCCAGGAAGTCCGCACCGCCTGGCGCCAACTCGAGAACGGAAAGGCCCAGCTGAAAACTGCCCGGGCCACAGTCCTTCTCCGAAAGGAAGTTCTCTTGAGCGAAGAAGCCCGCCGCGAGCGAGGACTGTCCGACATCAGCGATGTCCTGGACGCCGCCCGTCTTCTCGACGATGCGCGCCTGCGTGAGGTAAACGCGACCCTCGCGACCATCCTCGCCCACACCCGGCTTGGCCAGCTCGATGGGACCATTTTCGAGGAAAACGGTTTCAACCCTCAGCACCTCATCGGTCGCAATCTTTCCGAGAATTCCAGCCAGCCCGAGGATCCTCAATCATGA
- a CDS encoding ABC transporter ATP-binding protein, translated as MSGPNPKPRGETLLRLESIQKEYELGETTVRALDGVDLEICRGDYSAILGPSGSGKSTLMHILGFMDQPTGGKMFMGDRDVSRIHRGEQAQLRATEIGFVFQSFNLLSRLSVIENVLLPVEYARRKMEQPDKTAKEMLDRVGLSHRVHHRPSQLSGGERQRVAIARAMINRPRILLADEPTGNLDSRNAANILDLFDRLADEGNTLVLVTHDESIAQRTRRVIRVLDGKVTEEEVER; from the coding sequence ATGAGCGGGCCGAATCCCAAACCTCGTGGAGAAACTCTCCTCCGCCTCGAATCCATCCAGAAGGAGTACGAGCTCGGCGAAACGACCGTGCGTGCCCTCGATGGTGTCGACCTCGAGATTTGCCGCGGCGATTATTCCGCCATTCTCGGTCCCTCCGGCTCAGGGAAGAGTACGCTTATGCACATCCTCGGGTTCATGGACCAGCCCACTGGCGGCAAGATGTTTATGGGTGATCGCGATGTCAGCCGCATCCATCGAGGTGAGCAAGCTCAACTACGAGCTACCGAAATCGGATTCGTCTTCCAGTCCTTCAATTTGCTCTCCCGCCTTTCGGTCATTGAGAACGTCCTCCTTCCCGTCGAATACGCCCGCCGCAAGATGGAGCAGCCCGACAAAACCGCCAAGGAGATGCTCGATCGCGTGGGACTCAGCCACCGCGTGCATCACCGCCCCTCTCAACTCTCCGGAGGAGAACGCCAGCGGGTCGCCATCGCCCGTGCCATGATCAACCGCCCTCGCATTCTCCTTGCCGACGAGCCAACCGGGAACCTCGACAGCCGCAATGCCGCCAACATCCTCGACTTGTTTGATCGCCTAGCCGACGAGGGCAATACCCTCGTCCTCGTTACTCACGACGAATCGATCGCCCAGCGGACTCGCCGAGTCATCCGCGTACTCGATGGGAAAGTCACCGAAGAGGAGGTCGAACGATGA
- a CDS encoding fumarate reductase/succinate dehydrogenase flavoprotein subunit produces the protein MELNANIPEGPLAQKWTNHKANIKLVNPANRRKYHVIIVGSGLAGGAAAASLAEMGYNVSCFCYQDSPRRAHSIAAQGGINASKNYQNDGDSIYRLFYDTIKGGDFRSREANVYRLAEVSGNIIDQCVAQGVPFAREYGGLLANRSFGGAQVSRTFYARGQTGQQLLLGAYQQLSRQIGLGQVKMYNRHEMLELVLVDGHAKGIITRNLVNGKIERFAADCVVLATGGYGNAFFLSTNAQGCNVTAAFRAYRKGAGFANPCYTQIHPTCIPVHGDQQSKLTLMSESLRNDGRVWAPKDPETAKKIREKKLHPGDVPEEERDYYLERKYPSFGNLAPRDISSRAAKEACDEGRGIASTGLGVFLDFRDAIERFGKETIAERYGNLFDMYQCITGEDPYTTPMMIYPAVHYTMGGLWVDYNLESNLPGLFVAGEANFSDHGANRLGASALMQGLADGYFVLPYTVGNYLGSQGLASAGKVKADAPEFDEAEAAVRARIDKLLSIQGTESPRSFHKRLGDITWSKCGMARDKAGLEEAIREIQALKKEFWSNLKVVGDPDEINQELERAGRVADFMDFGELMCRDALMREESCGGHFRVEHQYTEDDEIVQSGYLSSGEAKRHDDEFGFVGVWKFEGEDQVPSLHKEKLEYEEVHFATRSYK, from the coding sequence ATGGAATTAAATGCCAACATCCCGGAAGGACCGCTCGCCCAGAAGTGGACCAACCACAAGGCGAACATCAAGCTCGTGAATCCGGCCAACCGCCGGAAGTATCACGTCATCATCGTAGGCTCCGGCCTCGCCGGTGGTGCCGCTGCCGCCTCGCTCGCGGAGATGGGTTACAACGTCAGCTGCTTCTGCTATCAGGACAGCCCGCGCCGCGCCCACAGCATCGCCGCTCAAGGCGGGATCAACGCCTCGAAGAATTACCAGAACGACGGGGACAGCATCTACCGTCTTTTCTACGACACCATTAAGGGAGGCGACTTCCGCTCTCGCGAAGCCAACGTCTACCGCCTCGCTGAGGTCTCGGGGAACATCATCGACCAATGCGTCGCCCAAGGGGTTCCCTTCGCCCGCGAATACGGCGGTCTCCTCGCCAACCGCTCCTTCGGGGGTGCACAGGTGAGCCGCACGTTTTACGCCCGCGGTCAGACCGGACAGCAGCTCCTCCTCGGCGCTTACCAGCAACTGAGCCGCCAAATCGGCCTCGGTCAGGTGAAGATGTACAACCGCCACGAGATGCTCGAACTTGTTCTTGTCGACGGTCACGCCAAGGGAATCATCACCCGGAATCTGGTCAACGGGAAGATCGAGCGCTTCGCCGCCGACTGCGTCGTTCTTGCCACTGGCGGATACGGCAATGCCTTCTTCCTCTCCACCAACGCTCAAGGCTGCAACGTGACCGCCGCCTTCCGGGCCTACCGCAAGGGCGCTGGTTTCGCCAACCCTTGCTACACGCAGATCCACCCGACCTGCATTCCCGTTCACGGTGACCAACAGTCCAAGCTCACCCTCATGTCGGAGTCTCTCCGCAATGACGGGCGCGTCTGGGCTCCGAAGGATCCAGAGACCGCCAAGAAGATTCGCGAAAAGAAACTTCACCCTGGCGACGTCCCGGAAGAGGAGCGCGATTACTACTTGGAGCGGAAATATCCCTCCTTCGGAAATCTCGCCCCGCGTGACATTTCCTCGCGCGCTGCGAAGGAAGCCTGCGACGAAGGACGGGGGATCGCCTCCACCGGACTCGGAGTCTTCCTCGACTTCCGCGACGCCATTGAGCGCTTTGGGAAGGAAACCATCGCCGAGCGCTATGGGAACCTCTTCGACATGTATCAGTGCATCACCGGAGAGGATCCCTACACCACTCCGATGATGATTTACCCCGCCGTCCACTATACTATGGGTGGGCTCTGGGTAGACTACAATCTCGAAAGCAACCTACCCGGCTTGTTCGTCGCTGGAGAAGCCAACTTCTCTGACCACGGCGCGAATCGCCTCGGTGCCTCTGCTCTCATGCAGGGACTGGCCGACGGTTACTTCGTGCTCCCCTACACGGTCGGGAACTACCTCGGCAGCCAAGGACTCGCCTCCGCAGGTAAGGTCAAAGCCGACGCTCCCGAATTCGACGAAGCTGAAGCCGCCGTCCGCGCCCGGATCGACAAACTCTTATCCATTCAGGGAACGGAAAGCCCGCGCAGCTTCCACAAGCGACTCGGGGACATCACCTGGTCGAAGTGCGGAATGGCCCGCGACAAGGCTGGCCTCGAAGAAGCTATTCGGGAGATTCAGGCCCTCAAGAAGGAGTTCTGGTCGAACCTCAAAGTGGTCGGCGATCCCGACGAGATCAACCAGGAGCTCGAGCGCGCCGGACGCGTGGCCGACTTCATGGATTTCGGCGAACTGATGTGCCGCGACGCGCTCATGCGCGAAGAATCGTGCGGCGGTCACTTCCGAGTCGAACACCAATACACCGAGGATGACGAAATCGTTCAATCGGGATACCTCTCCTCCGGGGAGGCCAAACGCCACGATGATGAGTTCGGATTCGTCGGCGTCTGGAAGTTTGAAGGGGAGGATCAAGTGCCCTCCCTCCACAAGGAAAAGCTCGAATACGAAGAAGTCCACTTCGCCACCCGCAGCTACAAGTAA
- the rnc gene encoding ribonuclease III — protein sequence MSQTQEIEKLIGYRFEDSRLLEEALTHPSALSEGIATRTNQRLEFLGDAVLELVVSEKLFRENPTAAEGQMTTTRASLVRGPSLADLARQMGLGEHLIMGEIARQHRTHENKAALEDAFEAIFGAIYLDGGLEASRQVFGRLFGERSFDVETFVSTEENPKGALQEETQSDPCGERPVYEIVKIDGPPHERLFESTVSIGGQVYGTGSGPSKKVAETEAARQALEKLRKG from the coding sequence ATGAGTCAGACCCAGGAGATCGAGAAACTCATCGGCTATCGCTTTGAGGACTCCCGTCTCCTCGAAGAAGCCCTTACTCATCCCTCCGCCTTGTCCGAGGGGATTGCCACGCGGACCAACCAACGCCTCGAATTCCTCGGGGACGCCGTTCTCGAGCTCGTCGTTAGCGAAAAACTCTTTCGTGAGAACCCCACGGCCGCCGAGGGGCAGATGACCACCACTCGCGCCAGCCTCGTCCGCGGCCCATCCCTCGCCGATCTTGCCCGCCAAATGGGGCTCGGGGAGCATCTCATAATGGGCGAAATCGCCCGCCAACATCGTACCCACGAAAACAAAGCGGCCCTGGAGGATGCCTTCGAAGCCATCTTCGGGGCCATCTACCTCGACGGCGGACTCGAAGCCTCCCGCCAAGTATTCGGTCGACTCTTCGGCGAGCGCTCCTTCGATGTCGAGACCTTCGTCTCCACCGAGGAAAACCCCAAGGGTGCGCTTCAGGAGGAAACCCAGTCCGACCCGTGCGGCGAACGTCCCGTCTACGAGATTGTGAAAATCGACGGCCCACCCCACGAACGCCTTTTCGAATCTACAGTCAGCATCGGCGGCCAAGTTTACGGCACTGGATCCGGCCCCTCCAAAAAAGTAGCCGAAACCGAAGCCGCCCGGCAAGCGCTCGAAAAACTCCGGAAGGGTTGA
- a CDS encoding ParA family protein has protein sequence MESPVFAIANQKGGVGKTTSAVNLSAGLAANGIDTLLIDLDPQANATSGLGLEKEEGTSAYGPLMGEGTLSEKIVESGREHLFAIRSERDLVATEVELPRDEDYLFRLKGLIDAVREEYGFGAIILDCPPSSTVLSLNALAAADYLVVALQCEYLAMEGLGEILSMQKQIKEGGVNSNLEVAGILMTMFDIRTNLSNQVVSEVRSHFGDQVFSSVIPRNIRLTEAPSFGQTIFEYEKSSSGALAYEKLAQEFISRFGLKPSKGE, from the coding sequence ATGGAAAGCCCTGTATTCGCGATTGCTAATCAAAAGGGGGGTGTCGGTAAAACGACGTCCGCCGTCAACCTTTCTGCCGGTCTGGCCGCGAACGGGATCGACACCCTTCTCATCGACCTTGACCCGCAGGCCAACGCGACCAGCGGCCTGGGCCTGGAAAAAGAAGAAGGCACCAGCGCCTACGGCCCTCTTATGGGGGAAGGCACCCTCTCGGAGAAGATCGTCGAGTCTGGCCGGGAACATCTTTTCGCCATTCGCTCGGAACGTGACTTGGTCGCTACCGAGGTCGAGCTTCCGCGCGATGAGGATTACCTCTTCCGCCTAAAGGGCCTGATCGACGCCGTCCGCGAGGAATACGGATTTGGGGCGATCATCCTCGACTGCCCTCCTTCTTCGACGGTCCTCTCCCTCAACGCCCTCGCTGCAGCCGACTATCTCGTCGTCGCCTTGCAGTGCGAATATCTTGCGATGGAAGGTCTCGGCGAAATCCTCAGCATGCAAAAGCAGATCAAGGAAGGCGGGGTGAACAGCAACCTCGAGGTCGCTGGCATCCTCATGACGATGTTCGATATCCGCACCAACCTTTCCAATCAGGTCGTCTCCGAGGTGCGTTCCCACTTCGGCGATCAAGTATTCTCCTCGGTCATCCCCCGCAACATTCGCCTCACGGAGGCTCCTAGTTTCGGGCAAACGATTTTTGAGTATGAAAAGTCCAGCTCCGGGGCTCTGGCCTACGAAAAACTGGCCCAAGAGTTCATCTCCCGCTTCGGTCTGAAACCGTCCAAGGGCGAATGA
- a CDS encoding succinate dehydrogenase/fumarate reductase iron-sulfur subunit: MKLHLKIWRQKSANAAGGFESYELPDVSEGSSFLEMLDILNEQLVDKGEPPVAFDHDCREGICGMCSMVINGQPHGPEKATTACQLHMRHFKDGDTITIEPWRAKAFPVQKDLVVDRTAFDGIIQSGGFITARTGSAQDANLTPIGKEVADKAMDAAACIGCGACVAACPNGSAMLFAGAKVTHLNSLPQGKAERDRRVLGVVHAMDEAGFGNCTNYGECQEACPKEIKLDVIAKMNRDYALASVRSFFSKAG; encoded by the coding sequence ATGAAACTTCACCTGAAAATCTGGAGACAAAAGAGCGCCAACGCCGCTGGCGGCTTCGAGAGCTACGAACTGCCCGATGTATCGGAAGGCTCTTCGTTCCTCGAAATGCTCGACATCCTTAATGAGCAGCTTGTTGACAAGGGCGAGCCCCCAGTAGCCTTCGACCACGATTGCCGCGAGGGGATCTGCGGAATGTGCTCCATGGTCATCAACGGCCAGCCGCACGGACCCGAAAAGGCCACTACCGCCTGCCAGCTGCACATGCGTCATTTCAAGGACGGCGACACCATCACCATTGAGCCCTGGCGCGCCAAGGCCTTCCCTGTTCAAAAGGATCTGGTTGTCGATCGCACCGCCTTCGACGGTATCATCCAATCCGGCGGCTTCATTACCGCCCGCACTGGGAGTGCGCAGGACGCCAACCTCACGCCAATCGGCAAAGAGGTCGCCGACAAGGCCATGGACGCCGCCGCCTGCATCGGCTGTGGTGCCTGCGTCGCCGCCTGCCCGAACGGATCGGCAATGCTCTTCGCTGGAGCCAAGGTCACCCACCTCAACTCCCTCCCGCAAGGGAAGGCCGAGCGCGACCGCCGCGTCCTCGGCGTCGTTCACGCCATGGACGAAGCCGGTTTCGGAAACTGCACCAACTACGGCGAGTGCCAGGAAGCCTGCCCGAAGGAGATCAAGCTCGACGTCATCGCCAAGATGAATCGCGACTACGCCTTGGCCTCCGTCCGCAGCTTCTTCTCCAAAGCCGGATAA
- a CDS encoding UvrB/UvrC motif-containing protein produces MAKPKQCIHCGKPATIHLTQIVDGEIRKVDLCESCQFKDSMAADFDIEPFAKLAEGVVAAAQKQSGEVHACPKCGCDDGQLQETGRFGCPDCYEAFEPILPDLLGKIQPGLMHEGKVPVHGIRRQATGKKEAELRKQLESAVREERFEDAAVYRDQLRKLEKEKNDGA; encoded by the coding sequence ATGGCGAAACCAAAACAGTGCATCCACTGCGGGAAGCCGGCGACAATCCACCTAACGCAGATTGTAGACGGTGAGATCCGCAAGGTCGATCTGTGCGAGTCCTGTCAATTTAAGGACAGCATGGCCGCGGACTTTGATATCGAGCCGTTCGCCAAACTGGCAGAAGGAGTCGTGGCCGCCGCGCAGAAGCAGTCCGGGGAGGTTCACGCCTGCCCGAAGTGCGGATGCGACGATGGGCAGCTCCAGGAGACGGGCCGTTTTGGATGTCCCGACTGTTATGAAGCCTTTGAACCGATTCTTCCGGACCTGCTGGGCAAAATCCAGCCGGGCCTGATGCATGAAGGGAAGGTGCCCGTCCACGGCATCCGCCGTCAGGCGACCGGGAAGAAAGAAGCTGAATTGAGAAAGCAATTGGAATCGGCGGTCCGCGAGGAACGCTTTGAAGACGCCGCGGTTTACCGCGACCAATTGCGCAAATTGGAGAAAGAAAAAAACGATGGAGCTTAA
- a CDS encoding efflux RND transporter periplasmic adaptor subunit, whose product MKKTILFIIILAALGGASWYFWNAWQKSRNQDLKKDQPSFEVVRRTIEQNIEAAGIVEPKISIEVRSEISGRIDTILVEAGDTVERGQKLIELDRSTLQNELSEAERNLQAYQLRVAQAERNFNRLRTLSEQEFARTSELEDAQTEFELSKLDLEVRRTRVETARDNLDKATILAPQSGVISALDVNEGQVIVGATSVNQGTLLMRVNDLSELVVRSSINEVDVMRIDEDTTVKISFDSIPDLVIDGEITEISRFGSEENSVRVFPVEVTFPAVDERLRSGITANLVFPIEKVSDVPAVLISAVFKIRGKQTLVVLQPDGDYDLREVKTGLSDTEYVQIIDGAEPGEKVSLTRPPGMERMTRPIQ is encoded by the coding sequence ATGAAGAAAACTATCCTTTTCATTATCATTCTCGCTGCCCTGGGGGGAGCCAGTTGGTACTTCTGGAACGCTTGGCAAAAATCGCGGAACCAAGATCTCAAAAAAGACCAACCCTCTTTCGAGGTCGTTCGCCGCACCATCGAGCAGAACATTGAGGCCGCCGGAATCGTCGAGCCCAAGATTTCCATCGAGGTCCGCTCGGAAATCAGCGGCCGCATCGACACCATCCTCGTCGAAGCCGGCGATACCGTGGAGCGCGGACAGAAACTCATCGAGCTCGACCGCAGCACTCTTCAGAACGAACTCTCCGAGGCCGAACGGAACCTTCAGGCCTATCAGCTCCGAGTCGCACAAGCCGAGCGCAACTTCAACCGCTTGCGAACCCTCAGTGAACAAGAATTTGCCCGCACCAGCGAACTCGAGGATGCCCAGACCGAGTTCGAACTGTCGAAGCTAGACCTCGAGGTTCGCCGCACCCGGGTCGAGACCGCCCGCGACAATCTCGATAAAGCCACCATCCTCGCCCCTCAGTCAGGCGTCATTTCCGCACTCGATGTCAATGAAGGCCAGGTGATCGTCGGCGCCACTTCAGTCAACCAAGGCACTCTTCTCATGAGAGTGAATGATTTGAGTGAACTCGTAGTCCGATCCTCCATCAACGAGGTCGATGTCATGCGCATCGACGAGGATACCACCGTCAAGATCAGCTTCGACTCCATCCCCGACTTGGTCATCGACGGCGAAATCACAGAAATTTCCCGCTTCGGCAGCGAGGAAAACAGCGTCCGGGTATTTCCGGTCGAAGTCACTTTTCCCGCCGTCGACGAGCGTCTGCGATCCGGGATCACCGCCAATCTGGTCTTCCCCATCGAAAAGGTTTCCGACGTGCCAGCCGTCCTGATTTCGGCGGTGTTCAAGATTCGAGGGAAACAGACTCTGGTAGTCCTCCAGCCCGACGGCGACTATGATCTCAGGGAGGTGAAGACCGGGCTCAGCGACACCGAGTATGTGCAGATCATCGACGGGGCCGAACCGGGCGAAAAGGTCTCCCTCACTCGTCCTCCGGGGATGGAACGCATGACCCGCCCCATCCAATGA